From Juglans regia cultivar Chandler chromosome 6, Walnut 2.0, whole genome shotgun sequence, the proteins below share one genomic window:
- the LOC108998325 gene encoding protein SOMBRERO-like isoform X1 has product MMPRNGHELTVPPGFRFHPTEEELLYYYLRKKVSYEAIDHLDVIREVDLNKLEPWDLKERCRIGSGPQNEWYFFSHKDKKYPTGTRTNRATTAGFWKATGRDKAIHLSNNNNNNNNAKRIGMRKTLVFYTGRAPHGRKTDWIMHEYRLDDDLHTAEVQEDGWVVCRIFEKKNNNRGFQPDQGAQDQEQYFTTNHMKASTSSAQVVIEPKQNHLQELYDYTFDHGRPLAHLPPLISPELAINAPFLMSPAGSLNTMQEVECSQNCLRLTAAAGCGLMQQERFINNGEYWSLLDKLLIASNQSLDQSKSNPS; this is encoded by the exons ATGATGCCACGAAATGGACATGAATTGACGGTTCCTCCAGGTTTTCGATTCCACCCAACAGAAGAGGAGCTTCTCTACTATTATCTAAGGAAGAAAGTCTCCTATGAAGCCATTGATCATCTTGATGTTATCAGGGAGGTGGATCTCAACAAACTTGAGCCTTGGGACCTCAAAG AGAGATGTAGAATTGGATCGGGGCCTCAGAACGAGTGGTATTTCTTCAGCCACAAGGACAAGAAATATCCAACTGGAACTCGAACAAATCGAGCAACCACAGCTGGTTTTTGGAAAGCAACGGGTAGGGACAAGGCCATCCACCTcagcaataataataataataataataatgctaaAAGGATTGGGATGAGGAAAACCCTTGTGTTCTACACAGGTCGGGCTCCTCATGGCCGAAAGACCGACTGGATTATGCATGAATACCGCCTCGATGATGACCTGCACACTGCCGAGGTTCAG GAAGATGGCTGGGTTGTCTGccggatttttgagaaaaagaataataatcgAGGTTTTCAGCCAGATCAAGGTGCTCAAGATCAAGAACAGTACTTCACTACTAATCATATGAAGGCAAGTACTAGTTCAGCTCAAGTGGTCATAGagccaaaacaaaaccatcTACAAGAATTGTACGATTATACATTTGATCATGGGCGCCCCTTGGCGCATCTCCCACCGTTGATCAGTCCAGAGTTAGCTATTAATGCCCCATTTCTTATGTCACCTGCTGGCTCATTGAACACCATGCAGGAAGTTGAGTGTTCTCAAAACTGCTTAAGGCTAACAGCAGCTGCAGGTTGTGGACTTATGCAACAGGAGAGGTTTATTAATAATGGTGAGTACTGGTCGCTCTTGGACAAGCTCCTAATTGCGTCTAATCAGAGCCTAGATCAAAGCAAATCGAACCCTTCATGA
- the LOC108998325 gene encoding protein SOMBRERO-like isoform X2, whose amino-acid sequence MMPRNGHELTVPPGFRFHPTEEELLYYYLRKKVSYEAIDHLDVIREVDLNKLEPWDLKERCRIGSGPQNEWYFFSHKDKKYPTGTRTNRATTAGFWKATGRAPHGRKTDWIMHEYRLDDDLHTAEVQEDGWVVCRIFEKKNNNRGFQPDQGAQDQEQYFTTNHMKASTSSAQVVIEPKQNHLQELYDYTFDHGRPLAHLPPLISPELAINAPFLMSPAGSLNTMQEVECSQNCLRLTAAAGCGLMQQERFINNGEYWSLLDKLLIASNQSLDQSKSNPS is encoded by the exons ATGATGCCACGAAATGGACATGAATTGACGGTTCCTCCAGGTTTTCGATTCCACCCAACAGAAGAGGAGCTTCTCTACTATTATCTAAGGAAGAAAGTCTCCTATGAAGCCATTGATCATCTTGATGTTATCAGGGAGGTGGATCTCAACAAACTTGAGCCTTGGGACCTCAAAG AGAGATGTAGAATTGGATCGGGGCCTCAGAACGAGTGGTATTTCTTCAGCCACAAGGACAAGAAATATCCAACTGGAACTCGAACAAATCGAGCAACCACAGCTGGTTTTTGGAAAGCAACGG GTCGGGCTCCTCATGGCCGAAAGACCGACTGGATTATGCATGAATACCGCCTCGATGATGACCTGCACACTGCCGAGGTTCAG GAAGATGGCTGGGTTGTCTGccggatttttgagaaaaagaataataatcgAGGTTTTCAGCCAGATCAAGGTGCTCAAGATCAAGAACAGTACTTCACTACTAATCATATGAAGGCAAGTACTAGTTCAGCTCAAGTGGTCATAGagccaaaacaaaaccatcTACAAGAATTGTACGATTATACATTTGATCATGGGCGCCCCTTGGCGCATCTCCCACCGTTGATCAGTCCAGAGTTAGCTATTAATGCCCCATTTCTTATGTCACCTGCTGGCTCATTGAACACCATGCAGGAAGTTGAGTGTTCTCAAAACTGCTTAAGGCTAACAGCAGCTGCAGGTTGTGGACTTATGCAACAGGAGAGGTTTATTAATAATGGTGAGTACTGGTCGCTCTTGGACAAGCTCCTAATTGCGTCTAATCAGAGCCTAGATCAAAGCAAATCGAACCCTTCATGA